One genomic window of Microbacterium sp. BH-3-3-3 includes the following:
- a CDS encoding WcbI family polysaccharide biosynthesis putative acetyltransferase, translated as MIARRRHYAEFYGEKAPADGFGLVVGNCQAESLRLVISSEVLPAVRVPAVHELTADDARRLHVLLADAAFLVAQPIRDDYRGLPLGTAQLRAALPAAARTVTVPAVRFAGLHPFQAVLRLPDFPEDPPLVAYHDVRIVAEALGTPVASSVPAATVRAIADASIAELRRREARGLDVAASDLFAPVVDDLARTVNHPGNALFLPLGERIVAALGAPGRVVDPGRSILAAVRAPLESWVVDAWDLDTAPRPDWIVDGETVPAALVREAHLAYYAERPALLAAVAERLAPLLRTWAEAA; from the coding sequence GTGATAGCGCGCCGTCGCCACTACGCCGAGTTCTACGGCGAGAAGGCCCCGGCCGACGGTTTCGGCCTGGTGGTGGGCAATTGCCAGGCGGAGTCACTGCGGCTGGTGATCTCGTCCGAGGTTCTTCCCGCCGTGCGCGTCCCCGCGGTGCACGAGCTCACCGCCGACGATGCCCGGCGCCTGCACGTCCTCCTCGCCGATGCCGCGTTCCTGGTCGCGCAGCCGATCCGCGACGACTACCGCGGCCTTCCGCTGGGTACCGCCCAGTTGCGCGCCGCTCTTCCCGCCGCAGCCCGCACCGTCACGGTCCCGGCCGTGCGCTTCGCCGGACTGCACCCGTTCCAGGCTGTTCTGCGCCTCCCCGACTTCCCCGAGGATCCGCCGCTCGTCGCGTACCACGACGTCCGGATCGTCGCCGAGGCCTTGGGTACTCCGGTCGCGTCGAGCGTGCCGGCCGCCACGGTCCGCGCGATCGCCGACGCCTCGATCGCGGAACTGCGGCGCCGCGAGGCCCGGGGGCTCGACGTCGCGGCATCCGATCTCTTCGCTCCGGTGGTCGACGACCTCGCCCGCACGGTGAATCATCCCGGGAACGCGCTCTTCCTCCCCCTGGGGGAGCGCATCGTCGCCGCACTCGGGGCGCCCGGCCGGGTGGTCGACCCGGGCCGCTCGATCCTCGCCGCCGTCCGTGCGCCGCTCGAGAGCTGGGTCGTCGACGCGTGGGATCTCGACACCGCCCCGCGGCCCGATTGGATCGTCGACGGCGAGACGGTGCCGGCCGCCCTCGTGCGCGAGGCGCATCTCGCGTACTACGCCGAGCGCCCCGCGCTGCTCGCCGCCGTCGCGGAACGTCTGGCTCCGCTGCTGCGCACGTGGGCGGAGGCTGCATGA
- a CDS encoding alpha-amylase family glycosyl hydrolase, which produces MTTASPSARTRELSDAPDWWRQAVVYQVYPRSFADSDGDGLGDIRGITSRVPYLAELGVDAVWLSPFYPSDLADGGYDVADYRDVDPRLGTLADMDELIGQLHAHGIRVVVDIVPNHTSDKHVWFQEALAAGRGSAARERYVFREGSGVDGAEPPTDWVSLFGGSAWERVADGQWYLHNFDVSQPDLNWANPEVRADFVTTLRFWSDRGVDGFRIDVAHMLTKDLSEPLRSRAELEALPHDGTHPMIDRDDVHEVYAEWRAVFNSYDPPRTAVAEAWVHPSRVPLYASADSLGQAFNFDLLEADFDPAQFRRIVADNLALAAESGSSTTWVLSNHDVVRHATRYGLPDAERAADGRPTLKHGNEWLLSGGQSPALDSRRGERRARAAAAFVLGLPGSAYLYQGEELGLHEVAEIPDADRQDPTFFRSPGVDQGRDGCRVPLPWTEHGPAFGFGTAGAHLPQPEWFGTYAVDLQDGDPASTLSLYRRALDLRHELQTDEQMEWIETGRDDVVAFARPNGWTVVTNFGTEPAALPAGEVLLASVALDGETLPGETTAWLRGA; this is translated from the coding sequence GTGACGACCGCATCCCCCTCCGCCCGTACCCGCGAGCTGTCCGACGCCCCCGACTGGTGGCGTCAGGCGGTGGTGTACCAGGTGTACCCCCGCAGCTTCGCCGACAGCGACGGCGACGGCCTCGGCGACATCCGCGGCATCACCTCGCGCGTGCCGTACCTCGCCGAGCTGGGGGTGGATGCCGTCTGGCTGAGCCCCTTCTACCCCTCCGACCTCGCCGATGGCGGGTACGACGTCGCCGACTACCGCGACGTGGACCCGCGACTGGGCACCCTGGCCGACATGGACGAGCTCATCGGGCAGCTGCACGCCCACGGCATCCGGGTGGTCGTCGACATCGTCCCCAACCACACCTCCGACAAACACGTCTGGTTCCAGGAGGCGCTGGCGGCGGGCCGGGGCTCGGCGGCGCGCGAGCGCTACGTCTTCCGCGAGGGGTCGGGCGTCGACGGCGCCGAGCCGCCCACCGACTGGGTGTCGCTCTTCGGCGGGTCGGCGTGGGAGCGGGTCGCCGACGGGCAGTGGTACCTGCACAACTTCGACGTCTCGCAGCCCGACCTGAACTGGGCGAACCCCGAGGTGCGCGCCGACTTCGTCACGACGCTGCGCTTCTGGAGCGACCGCGGGGTCGACGGGTTCCGCATCGACGTGGCGCACATGCTCACGAAGGACCTCAGCGAGCCCCTGCGCTCGCGCGCCGAGCTCGAGGCACTGCCGCACGACGGCACCCACCCGATGATCGACCGCGACGACGTGCACGAGGTCTACGCCGAGTGGCGCGCGGTCTTCAACTCCTACGACCCGCCGCGCACCGCCGTCGCCGAGGCGTGGGTGCACCCCTCGCGCGTGCCGCTGTACGCCAGCGCCGACAGCCTCGGCCAGGCGTTCAACTTCGACCTTCTCGAGGCCGACTTCGACCCCGCGCAGTTCCGGCGCATCGTCGCCGACAACCTCGCGCTGGCCGCGGAGTCGGGGTCGTCCACCACGTGGGTGCTGTCGAACCACGACGTCGTCCGCCACGCCACGCGGTACGGACTCCCCGACGCCGAGCGCGCCGCCGACGGGCGTCCGACCCTCAAGCACGGCAACGAGTGGTTGCTCTCCGGCGGGCAGTCGCCGGCTCTCGACTCGCGCCGCGGGGAGCGCCGCGCCCGCGCCGCCGCAGCCTTCGTGCTGGGCCTTCCCGGCTCGGCGTACCTGTACCAGGGCGAGGAGCTGGGCTTGCACGAGGTCGCCGAGATCCCCGACGCCGACCGTCAGGATCCGACGTTCTTCCGCAGCCCCGGCGTCGATCAGGGCCGTGACGGATGCCGCGTGCCCCTGCCCTGGACCGAGCACGGCCCGGCGTTCGGGTTCGGTACGGCGGGCGCGCACCTTCCGCAGCCGGAGTGGTTCGGCACGTACGCGGTCGACCTGCAGGACGGCGACCCGGCCTCGACGCTGTCGCTCTACCGCCGCGCGCTCGACCTGCGGCACGAGCTGCAGACCGACGAGCAGATGGAGTGGATCGAGACGGGTCGCGACGACGTGGTGGCGTTCGCCCGCCCGAACGGCTGGACGGTCGTGACGAACTTCGGCACCGAGCCCGCGGCGCTGCCCGCGGGCGAGGTGCTGCTCGCCAGCGTCGCGCTCGACGGCGAAACGCTGCCCGGCGAGACCACGGCCTGGCTCCGCGGCGCCTGA
- a CDS encoding glycosyltransferase, whose protein sequence is MIRGARSLRVLVVAPSRYPLRQPHAGGLEACVWDRVRWLRARGHEVTLCAAEGSDFLGDTPEFSLPAPAWTRPEAASDTEYPAGYAAAVDTAFDAARDRLIADRHLYDVVDNHSLHPAPIRWSREAEIPVVTTLHTPPLEHMLEAAADVRDSPHRFIAVSQATARAWSVEGVDAFVFPNGIDTDQWTRGAGGPSWVWSGRVVPEKAPHLAIEAARSANAHIVLAGRIGDVDYFEQEVVPRLGVHARYVGPLHQPDLCRLVGSSAVALVTPMWEEPFGLVIAEALATGTPVAAFDIGGVSEVLAGMPGSATVMPGDVVALGKAAAELAAQGAREPLTRVWTRRAAVRQHSLTERYREVERVLTHTAQPVAARRVPAVSR, encoded by the coding sequence ATGATCCGCGGCGCACGGTCACTGCGGGTGCTCGTCGTCGCCCCGTCGCGCTACCCCCTGCGTCAGCCGCACGCCGGCGGACTGGAGGCGTGCGTCTGGGACCGCGTGCGCTGGCTGCGCGCGCGCGGGCACGAGGTGACCCTGTGCGCCGCCGAGGGCTCGGACTTCCTCGGTGACACGCCGGAGTTCTCGCTGCCCGCTCCCGCCTGGACGCGGCCGGAGGCGGCATCCGACACCGAGTACCCGGCCGGGTACGCGGCGGCCGTCGACACCGCCTTCGATGCGGCCCGCGACCGCCTCATCGCCGACCGCCACCTGTACGACGTCGTGGACAATCACAGCCTGCATCCCGCGCCCATCCGGTGGAGTCGAGAGGCGGAGATCCCGGTCGTCACGACCCTGCACACGCCGCCCCTGGAACACATGCTGGAGGCCGCGGCCGACGTGCGCGACAGCCCGCACCGTTTCATCGCCGTGAGCCAGGCGACCGCGCGCGCGTGGTCGGTCGAGGGGGTCGACGCCTTCGTCTTCCCCAACGGCATCGACACCGACCAGTGGACGCGCGGCGCCGGCGGACCGTCGTGGGTCTGGTCGGGGCGCGTCGTGCCCGAGAAGGCACCGCACCTGGCCATCGAGGCCGCCCGCTCGGCGAACGCCCACATCGTGCTCGCCGGCCGGATCGGGGACGTCGACTACTTCGAGCAGGAAGTCGTGCCCCGGCTCGGCGTGCACGCGCGCTACGTGGGCCCGCTGCATCAGCCCGACCTCTGCCGCCTCGTCGGATCGTCGGCCGTCGCCCTGGTCACGCCCATGTGGGAGGAGCCCTTCGGCCTCGTCATCGCCGAAGCGCTCGCCACCGGCACCCCCGTCGCGGCCTTCGACATCGGCGGGGTCTCCGAGGTGCTCGCGGGCATGCCCGGATCGGCGACGGTCATGCCCGGCGACGTCGTCGCGTTGGGCAAGGCCGCGGCCGAGCTCGCCGCGCAGGGCGCGCGCGAACCCCTCACCCGCGTCTGGACCCGCCGGGCGGCCGTGCGACAGCACTCGCTCACGGAGCGCTACCGCGAAGTGGAGCGGGTGCTCACCCACACCGCTCAGCCCGTCGCCGCGCGACGCGTGCCGGCGGTGTCGCGGTGA
- a CDS encoding galactosyltransferase-related protein — translation MRTALITVASAARREHLERQRRVIAELADDIVRVEAWLDETPPDGVAEAGTLTVLVPPGPHGLRVGEGRNRAADAAIAAGAELLVFLDVDCLPGPDLLPAYRAATRAHPDAVLCGAVTYLSSVQRPENLDDLPFLTRPHRARPALGPGETRRATDREYDLFWSLSFAVTPATWDRIGGFHPGYEGYGAEDTDLAWSARAAGVEMQWVGGADAYHQWHPVSSPPWQHLDDILRNGGTFFERWGAWPMGGWLDAFAAAGAIERRGDGWVRVR, via the coding sequence GTGAGGACGGCGCTCATCACGGTCGCCTCAGCGGCGCGGCGCGAACACCTCGAGCGCCAGCGCCGCGTGATCGCCGAACTCGCCGACGACATCGTGCGCGTCGAGGCGTGGCTGGACGAGACGCCGCCGGACGGTGTCGCGGAGGCGGGGACGCTCACCGTGCTCGTGCCCCCGGGGCCGCACGGACTGCGGGTGGGCGAGGGGCGGAACCGCGCGGCGGACGCGGCGATCGCCGCCGGCGCCGAACTGCTGGTGTTCCTCGACGTGGACTGCCTGCCCGGGCCCGACCTGCTGCCCGCCTACCGCGCCGCCACCCGCGCGCACCCCGACGCGGTGCTCTGCGGAGCGGTGACCTACCTGTCGAGCGTGCAACGGCCGGAGAACCTCGACGACCTGCCCTTTCTCACCCGCCCGCACCGCGCCCGCCCGGCGCTCGGACCCGGCGAGACGCGGCGGGCCACCGACCGGGAGTACGACCTGTTCTGGTCGCTGTCGTTCGCCGTGACCCCGGCGACGTGGGACCGCATCGGCGGCTTCCACCCCGGGTACGAGGGGTACGGGGCCGAAGACACCGACCTCGCCTGGTCGGCTCGCGCTGCGGGCGTCGAGATGCAGTGGGTCGGCGGGGCGGACGCGTACCACCAGTGGCATCCGGTCTCTTCTCCCCCGTGGCAGCACCTCGACGACATCCTGCGCAACGGGGGCACGTTCTTCGAGCGGTGGGGAGCGTGGCCGATGGGGGGATGGCTCGACGCCTTCGCCGCCGCCGGGGCCATCGAGCGCCGCGGCGACGGCTGGGTGCGCGTGCGCTGA
- a CDS encoding ABC transporter substrate-binding protein, whose amino-acid sequence MAMLAGCSSDGRETIRFTFSKREALSFMNDVVAEYNASQDRVRVEMDSSGVDVVSASFVRGNPPDIMLANYNYEVARFVQRCALSDLGGTEAAASVRDDLQPLLDQYGSCAGRTSALPYSVMAASVIYNTQMFEQLGLSVPTTYDELLAVADTLKANGITPFYGTFKDDWTVAQGWYDYSVGGSLDVLDFFDGLAAEGAEVGPESQVSFAKDFTEPMDRMMQLAQNYTNPDAESRAYGDGNLAFAQGEAAMYLQGPWALGEIAKTAPDLAVGTFPLPMTDDPDDLAVRVNMDLAAIIPEASRHQDAARDFLEYLYQPEIIEAYNESQLGFAPTKDAPSPSDPRVAGMIPYYDEGRIYQGASVLVPKTIPTFNYAQAMIFGASPEATLRTMDEDWSRLAFRQPPASTTDAAVEEDAR is encoded by the coding sequence ATGGCGATGCTGGCCGGCTGCTCCTCCGACGGCCGCGAGACCATTCGATTCACCTTCAGCAAGCGCGAGGCGCTGTCGTTCATGAACGACGTGGTCGCCGAGTACAACGCCTCGCAGGATCGCGTGCGCGTCGAGATGGACAGCTCGGGTGTCGACGTCGTGTCGGCGAGCTTCGTACGCGGCAACCCGCCCGACATCATGCTGGCCAACTACAACTACGAGGTCGCCCGCTTCGTGCAGCGCTGCGCGCTGAGCGATCTCGGCGGTACCGAGGCGGCGGCCAGCGTGCGCGACGACCTGCAGCCGCTGCTCGACCAGTACGGCTCCTGCGCGGGGCGCACCAGCGCGCTCCCGTACTCGGTGATGGCGGCATCCGTCATCTACAACACGCAGATGTTCGAGCAGCTGGGTCTGTCGGTCCCCACCACCTACGACGAGCTCCTCGCGGTCGCCGACACCCTGAAAGCCAACGGCATCACGCCGTTCTACGGCACCTTCAAAGACGACTGGACCGTGGCGCAGGGCTGGTACGACTACTCCGTCGGCGGCTCGCTCGACGTCCTCGACTTCTTCGACGGCCTCGCCGCGGAGGGCGCCGAGGTGGGGCCCGAGTCGCAGGTCTCGTTCGCCAAGGACTTCACCGAGCCGATGGACCGCATGATGCAGCTCGCCCAGAACTACACGAATCCGGATGCCGAGAGCCGGGCCTACGGCGACGGCAACCTCGCGTTCGCCCAGGGTGAGGCCGCGATGTACCTGCAGGGCCCGTGGGCGCTGGGTGAGATCGCGAAGACCGCGCCCGACCTGGCGGTCGGCACGTTCCCCCTGCCGATGACCGACGACCCCGACGACCTCGCCGTCCGCGTCAACATGGACCTCGCGGCGATCATCCCCGAGGCCTCCCGACACCAGGATGCCGCGCGCGACTTCCTCGAGTACCTGTACCAGCCCGAGATCATCGAGGCCTACAACGAGTCGCAGCTCGGCTTCGCGCCGACGAAGGACGCCCCGTCGCCGAGCGACCCCCGCGTCGCGGGGATGATCCCGTACTACGACGAGGGCCGCATCTACCAGGGCGCCTCGGTGCTCGTGCCCAAGACCATCCCCACCTTCAACTACGCCCAGGCGATGATCTTCGGCGCCTCGCCCGAGGCCACGCTTCGCACCATGGACGAGGACTGGTCGCGCCTCGCGTTCCGTCAGCCGCCCGCGTCCACGACCGACGCAGCCGTCGAGGAGGACGCGCGATGA
- a CDS encoding glycosyltransferase yields MPGDAVRAPSRTQARGEHEIVVTTVPPVRVAAVPSAHPYVAAITDRDHVTLLSDPPPPGAPAGQWWPPQVLLPSWLEAHADDFDLVHVHFGIESYSPDELRATVETLRRIGRPLVYTVHDLENPQLSEQDAHRASLAVLAAGADALVTLTDTADAEVRGIVHRPTTVIAHPTLLGDAPRPTGHVHDVARIGVHLRDLRPNIDGVGTTATLVRAVAALRAEGARIEAVVRMNERVRDAEAAASIDLLVRDADGVSVERGARLDDDALAEWLADLDACVLPYRHGTQSGWAELCYDLAVPVVGTRIGHIAAQHPGDFHAFDVGDPLSLARAMVEATAPAWSTPGSTSRAAEVDRRRAERLAERSEVRAAHVAVYRRALDTEVAA; encoded by the coding sequence GTGCCTGGCGATGCGGTACGCGCACCGTCACGCACGCAAGCACGAGGAGAACACGAGATCGTCGTCACCACCGTCCCCCCGGTCCGGGTCGCGGCCGTCCCCTCGGCCCACCCCTATGTCGCCGCCATCACCGACCGCGACCACGTGACGCTGCTGTCGGACCCGCCGCCGCCGGGAGCCCCCGCCGGCCAATGGTGGCCGCCGCAGGTGCTGCTGCCCTCGTGGCTCGAAGCGCACGCCGACGACTTCGACCTGGTGCACGTGCACTTCGGCATCGAGTCGTACAGCCCGGACGAACTGCGCGCGACGGTCGAGACGCTCCGTCGGATCGGGCGACCCCTCGTCTACACGGTGCACGACCTCGAGAACCCGCAGCTGAGCGAGCAGGACGCGCACCGGGCGTCGCTCGCCGTCCTCGCCGCGGGCGCCGACGCCCTCGTCACCCTCACCGACACGGCCGACGCCGAGGTGCGCGGGATCGTCCACCGACCGACGACGGTGATCGCCCACCCCACGCTGCTCGGCGACGCACCACGCCCCACCGGTCACGTCCACGACGTCGCCCGCATCGGCGTGCACCTGCGCGACCTCCGCCCCAACATCGATGGGGTGGGGACCACCGCGACCCTCGTCCGCGCCGTCGCCGCCCTGCGCGCGGAGGGCGCGCGGATCGAAGCCGTCGTGCGGATGAACGAGCGGGTGCGCGACGCCGAGGCGGCGGCATCCATCGACCTCCTCGTCCGTGATGCCGACGGTGTCAGCGTCGAGCGCGGAGCCCGTCTCGACGACGACGCCCTCGCCGAGTGGCTTGCCGACCTCGACGCGTGCGTACTGCCGTATCGACACGGCACCCAGTCGGGCTGGGCGGAGCTCTGCTACGACCTCGCCGTTCCGGTCGTCGGCACCCGCATCGGCCACATCGCCGCCCAGCATCCCGGCGACTTCCACGCCTTCGACGTCGGCGACCCGCTCTCGCTCGCACGCGCGATGGTGGAGGCCACGGCTCCGGCCTGGTCGACGCCGGGATCGACGTCGCGCGCGGCCGAGGTGGACCGGCGACGGGCCGAACGTCTCGCGGAACGGAGCGAGGTGCGTGCCGCGCACGTCGCCGTGTACCGCCGCGCACTCGACACGGAGGTGGCCGCATGA
- a CDS encoding carbohydrate ABC transporter permease, giving the protein MTALNQPALAFEQAELAVPADRPQKRRIRRVGMERINWSTTTILVLCSLTVLLPLYVTVSMALKSGTQIVDGNAFSFPSPISFDGFVQAWTLTKFPVGLAISLLVTAGTVVATIVLAAFASYAIARNWERKLFRYSFFYLLAAMFIPFPVVALPQIQLTGRVGLDNPFGVIILATMFQLSFSVLLFTAFLRSIPLELEESARIDGATTWQTFWQLIFPLLAPMSATVGIFAFLYAWNDFMMPSLIISDPTLQTLPVRQNLFQTQFSNNYNVAFASYLMAMAPAIVAYLFTQRWVMAGVTQGAVKG; this is encoded by the coding sequence ATGACCGCTCTCAACCAGCCCGCGCTCGCGTTCGAGCAGGCCGAACTCGCCGTCCCCGCCGACCGGCCTCAGAAGCGCCGCATCCGTCGCGTCGGCATGGAGCGCATCAACTGGTCGACGACGACCATCCTGGTGCTCTGCTCCCTCACCGTCCTGCTGCCGCTGTACGTCACCGTCTCGATGGCGCTGAAGAGCGGCACGCAGATCGTCGACGGCAACGCGTTCTCGTTCCCCTCGCCGATCAGCTTCGACGGCTTCGTGCAGGCGTGGACGCTGACGAAGTTCCCCGTGGGCCTCGCGATCTCGCTCCTCGTCACGGCCGGCACGGTGGTGGCGACCATCGTCCTCGCCGCCTTCGCCTCGTACGCGATCGCCCGCAACTGGGAGCGCAAGCTCTTCCGCTACTCGTTCTTCTACCTGCTCGCGGCGATGTTCATCCCGTTCCCGGTCGTCGCCCTGCCGCAGATCCAGCTCACCGGCCGGGTGGGCCTCGACAACCCGTTCGGCGTGATCATCCTCGCCACGATGTTCCAACTGAGTTTCAGCGTGCTGCTGTTCACCGCGTTCCTGCGTTCCATCCCGCTCGAACTCGAAGAGAGCGCGCGGATCGATGGCGCGACGACCTGGCAGACCTTCTGGCAGCTCATCTTCCCGCTGCTGGCTCCCATGAGCGCCACGGTCGGCATCTTCGCCTTCCTCTACGCGTGGAACGACTTCATGATGCCCTCGCTCATCATCAGCGACCCGACGCTGCAGACCCTTCCGGTGCGGCAGAACCTCTTCCAGACGCAGTTCAGCAACAACTACAACGTCGCCTTCGCGTCCTACCTCATGGCCATGGCCCCCGCGATCGTCGCCTATCTCTTCACCCAGCGCTGGGTGATGGCGGGCGTGACCCAGGGCGCCGTCAAGGGCTGA
- a CDS encoding ROK family protein, with protein sequence MDAITTTPSLRRHNLDAVLGYVWDADAFTASDVIQAVGVTRSTAIDVLDELTARGLLTEMPNARAVGEYSKGRPARRFAFDPGAGLVVGVDAGRGHLTATVADLRGRALATSRLTVDPELDSPERRRRAAEATVDAALTRARRARTEIIGLCVGVPAPVARSGRSPVHHDGFWARMNPDFIDSFAAWAPVVRVENDATLAAVAERTHGAAIGSDDFVALLAGERFGAGISVDGRLLRGAHGGAGETVAFDRVDGVGSAWGLAPRCVDAAREALASGSLPRDSALRDIDPDTLDAKTVLDLAAAGDAGALGVARAVGPALAGVAAVFGSLFDVERVVVSGAIAAGAGPIIDAAIGALPASLHLPAPRIVASTLGADIVSIGAVAAAVETARAHALDLDAFALPADRARA encoded by the coding sequence ATGGATGCCATCACGACGACGCCGTCGCTGCGTCGCCACAACCTCGATGCGGTCCTGGGCTACGTCTGGGACGCCGACGCCTTCACCGCGAGCGACGTCATTCAGGCCGTGGGCGTGACGCGCTCCACCGCCATCGACGTGCTCGACGAACTGACCGCCCGCGGCCTGCTCACCGAGATGCCGAACGCCCGAGCGGTGGGCGAATACTCCAAGGGCCGACCGGCCCGACGCTTCGCCTTCGACCCCGGCGCGGGCCTGGTCGTCGGCGTCGACGCCGGCCGGGGCCACCTCACCGCCACCGTGGCCGACCTGCGCGGACGAGCGCTCGCCACCTCGCGGCTGACCGTCGACCCCGAGCTCGATTCGCCCGAGCGACGCCGGCGCGCGGCCGAGGCGACGGTGGACGCCGCCCTCACCCGCGCACGACGCGCGCGCACCGAGATCATCGGACTGTGCGTCGGTGTGCCCGCCCCCGTCGCCCGCTCGGGGCGCTCGCCCGTGCACCACGACGGCTTCTGGGCGCGCATGAACCCCGACTTCATCGACAGCTTCGCCGCGTGGGCGCCCGTGGTGCGCGTCGAGAACGACGCCACCCTCGCTGCCGTCGCCGAGCGCACGCACGGAGCCGCGATCGGCAGCGACGACTTCGTCGCCCTTCTCGCCGGCGAGCGTTTCGGCGCCGGCATCAGCGTCGACGGACGCCTGCTGCGCGGCGCGCACGGCGGAGCGGGCGAGACCGTGGCGTTCGATCGCGTGGACGGGGTCGGCAGCGCCTGGGGCCTCGCACCGCGGTGCGTCGACGCGGCGCGCGAGGCCCTGGCCTCGGGATCCCTCCCCCGCGACAGCGCGCTGCGCGACATCGACCCCGACACCCTCGACGCCAAGACCGTGCTCGACCTCGCCGCCGCCGGCGACGCGGGTGCCCTCGGCGTCGCGCGGGCGGTGGGCCCGGCGCTCGCCGGGGTGGCGGCGGTGTTCGGCAGCCTGTTCGACGTGGAGCGCGTGGTGGTCTCGGGCGCGATCGCCGCCGGAGCCGGACCCATCATCGACGCGGCCATCGGCGCCCTGCCCGCGTCGCTGCACCTGCCGGCCCCGCGCATCGTCGCCTCGACCCTCGGGGCGGACATCGTGTCGATCGGGGCCGTGGCCGCGGCCGTGGAGACGGCCCGCGCGCACGCGCTCGACCTCGACGCCTTCGCCCTGCCCGCCGATCGCGCGCGGGCGTGA
- a CDS encoding carbohydrate ABC transporter permease: protein MTTTTTIVTGGKTTARRSSRRVEPIYYLFLLPTLVLFTLAITVPGVIGIFFSFTDSIGLGEWNFTGLTNYIAIFSDPAILQSYLFTFGFSVATVIVVNIAAFLLAVGLTSQIRFKKALRTVFVIPMVISGIIIAYVFNFLFSNSVPEAGASLGIPWLETSLLANPDLAWVAIVIVTAWQAIPGTLLIYIAGLLSVPGDVYEAAGLDGASKTQQLLRITLPLVAGYVVINIILGFKGFLNAYDIIVGLTGGGPGTATRSVAMSIILGFNGGDYAYQMANAALFFVVAIVISLLQLSLTRGRNTLS, encoded by the coding sequence ATGACCACCACCACCACGATCGTGACCGGCGGGAAGACGACCGCTCGGCGCAGCAGCCGCCGCGTCGAACCGATCTACTACCTGTTCCTGCTGCCGACCCTCGTGCTGTTCACCCTCGCCATCACGGTGCCGGGCGTCATCGGGATCTTCTTCAGTTTCACCGACTCGATCGGCCTCGGCGAGTGGAACTTCACCGGGCTGACGAACTACATCGCGATCTTCAGCGACCCGGCCATCCTGCAGAGCTACCTGTTCACCTTCGGTTTCTCGGTCGCGACGGTGATCGTCGTCAACATCGCGGCGTTCCTGCTGGCGGTGGGACTGACCTCGCAGATCCGCTTCAAGAAGGCGCTGCGCACGGTCTTCGTCATCCCGATGGTGATCTCGGGCATCATCATCGCCTACGTCTTCAACTTCCTCTTCAGCAACTCGGTGCCCGAGGCCGGAGCCTCGCTCGGCATCCCGTGGCTCGAGACCTCGCTCCTGGCGAACCCCGACCTCGCGTGGGTCGCGATCGTCATCGTCACCGCGTGGCAGGCGATCCCCGGAACGCTGCTGATCTACATCGCGGGCCTGCTGTCCGTGCCCGGCGACGTCTACGAGGCCGCGGGCCTCGACGGGGCGAGCAAGACCCAGCAGCTGCTGCGCATCACGCTCCCGCTGGTGGCGGGGTACGTCGTCATCAACATCATCCTGGGCTTCAAGGGCTTCCTGAACGCCTACGACATCATCGTCGGCCTCACCGGTGGCGGTCCCGGCACCGCGACCCGCAGCGTCGCGATGTCGATCATCCTCGGCTTCAACGGCGGGGACTACGCGTACCAGATGGCGAACGCGGCGCTCTTCTTCGTCGTGGCCATCGTCATCTCGCTCCTGCAGCTCTCGCTGACCCGGGGAAGGAACACCCTGTCATGA